aaaagtgcctatctaacggcaattcttggtttaacgggaattcttggtttaacgattcttttattttttttaacccaaaaataaataatttttattttttttaaacggGTTCTTTTAACGCCGTTAacttttttcttataaaaatatatataaaaaaaaaaagcatctcAATCGTAGCTCTATTTGCTCTGTTTATTTACATAAATGAATTGTTTCTCTTCTTAGGGCTACCATCGATACCTTCTATCTCACGCacgatcaaaaaaaaaatcatctcaaTCGTAGCTTTGTTTGCTCTGTTTATTTACATAAATGAATTGTTTCTCTTCTTAGGGCTACCATCGATACCTTCTATCTCACGCACGATCAACTCCAGAATTCTCCAtccagaaaagataatataGATGAACCCACCGAAACTACTCTTAGAATCTATGGCTGCGATCTCATTCAAGAAAGCGGCATTTTGCTACGATTGTATgctctttttctcttctatttTCCTTAACTAGGTTATGCttttgattttttctaatactgtaattataataatttcagGCCCCAAGCTGTAATGGCGACTGCCCAGGTTTTGTTCCATCGTTTTTATTGCAAGAAGTCTTTTGCTCGCTTCAATGTCAAGGTTTGTTTTTCTCTAATTTGTCCACCTTTAATTTCTTAATTCGTATAtaaaattgttaatttttttaactaacACTAAAACTCTCTTTCTTTATCATCGTCTTCTCCTCTTCTTTCTCAATCAAGCCTGTATAATTTCTATAAGGCTCTTTGCTTCACGTAATCGCCTTATTGGGATTATCTATATATCTTGGTTTCTCGTCTAAATTCAAGATTTTCGTTCTAACCCTTTTGCCAAagtcttcaatttttcattcttttttttttttgacttttattaacaaaaataaaaaattggaaGCGAAATTAGGGGTTTTTAGGGAGATTAATTTATGGGTTTGGTGTGATTTGGGATGTTTTGGAGCAACAAGCACAACTCAGAGAAGGTATAGTTTCATCAAAAAGCCTTTAATGGAaaatgaatatttttattttttattggttCTAGCTATTAACAATTTCAGACCAAATTCTCTTCTATGGTTTTGATTTTTCTAAGGAATGAAATCCATGTTGCTCTTTTCTATTTCTCATTTACAGCTCTGCACGAAAAATTGAGGGAAGAAGTTCAGTGCCTTAAGATAGCAACCACCGCCAATACGGAATCAGAGAATATTGGGTCGGGGCCATAGCAGTCCAAAACACTCTAAACTCGACACTCGACACAATAAGTGCGGTGACCGTTGTGGCCGAAACAAGTTGAGAGAAAATGAAACGGTGGTATGAGATTTAGTGTAAGCTGCTTATGAGATTATCCACACCCAGTTGTTAGTTGTTGTCATCATCTGTATGTGGAGTTGTTAAGTCATTTCAGGTCAGGTTTCCTAGACTGGTCCCTTGTTTGATTTGAAGCAAATTTGAATCTGTAATGTATGAATTGGCTTTAACTCTCTCTACTGTTTTAGTTCTGAAATCCTCTTAAAACATTCTGAATTGGTGTGTTCATCTTGACAAATTTGTTTCAATTATAGGATTTGTTTCATTTAGATAGTTTAAAATGTACTTGTGTTGCCTTTTTATAATGTTGAAGCattttttccttctttcttgTAATTAATGGGTAATGCAAGCTTATTAGTAATTGGTGTATGCTATGAATTTATTCACCCGATTGATAGCTTTTTACAATGCTTGTTTTGTGTAAAGGTTTCTTCTTCCAAGAAGACTGAAAAGGGTGGTAAAAACATGAGACCAGTTGGGCATTCCTCTACAATGGACTATTTAAGTAGCTCAACGCCATATGATTACTCAAGGAACTATGATACGATTACCAGACTGCCGAATAGCTCCATATCTTATGATAGTTTTGCTGATGCCACTTCAGAGAAGGAATCAGTAAGAGATTTACTTTtcttttattacaaaaaatcttttaaaaattttctctgTTAGTCAATGTAGATAGTGAGTTTTGTGTTGGTGTCTTAATTATCAGGGTAATGAGTATTTTAAGCAAAAGAAGTTTAAGGAAGCTATTGACTGTTATCTAGAACTAGAAGCATTGCATTATCTCAAACAACAGTAGCTTATGCAAACAGGGCTATGACGAATCTGAAGGTCAAAAGGCAAGTTTATTACAAGCACTGCTGTATTGTTTGGCACAGTTAGATTATTAAAAGATTTTTGAACCAAATGTTGTATAAGCATTTTAATTCAGAAAGTGATTTAGTTGTTTGTGTAGCAGTTATCGTGCTTACTTATTACCCAGCAAAAATGTGACATTTTGCCAATTGCTTTTGGAGTAAGTTTCCTTTGTCTTCCAATACTTGACTGATAATTCAATTTTGTTCTTTAGATTCTAGGATGCTGAGGATGACTGCACAGAGGCCTTGAATATGGATGATCGTTACATTAAAGATAGAAAAATATATGGCCATTCGCATGTAGAGGTTTATTTGATGTTCGcgtgtatttttcttttttctaggATGCTGAGGATGACTGCACAGAGGCCTTGAATATGGATGACTGCACAGAGGCCTTGAATATGGATGATCGTTATATCTTCTTCTGGAAATGTTGCTTGCTCTGTATTGTGACTTgaaattagtatttgttttttcttcctttgaaaaGATAGAAAAATATATGGCCATTCGCATGTAGAGGTTTATTTGATGTTCGcgtgtatttttctttttttcactgACTAGGTTTTTCTTATGTAATGATTAATGATTAGTAAGTTAATCACATGACATCACTGTAGTTACTGTGCTTATATTTGTTCTATTAATTTAGtatagattttttaattttggaggTTTTATTGGGGGGAAAGAAACATTAACTTTTTCTTTTGGCTCATGCTTGTTATGTCTCACAATATGTCTGCTACAAATGCTTATTGCTTTTTCCAATATATATATGCAGCCTGTCACAAGTACTATTTAGAAGACAGAAGTGTCTGGGGCTCAAGACTACATCAAAGTTTCAACGATTTAGTTTTCTAGCATACTAATAAACCTGCATACTAATGTTTGTCTTATCTACTAAATTCTGCTAGGCTTGCAATGCTCTTGTAAGATATAAAACTCTAACTAATAGTAACTGTTTATATTCTAATGTGTGCATTGCATTTCCATCAATATATCTTAAATTGTTTTCCATCAATTGGAGCATAGAGAGGAGAAAATTCACTGTGTTTGGAATAGAAAAAACATGGAGGGCAAGTCTAGAATCAAGAAAGATGTTATTGAAGTAATATGTCTTTATCAGAACTTAATCTCATGATTCTCATGATTCTTCATAACTTAATTTTTAgagttatcttcaattatcaacaatttagagattaatttttaatttttttttttttcatcttacacacatttaattttttttttcttaagtattgaaacatcaatttttagtttatttttcgaTTAACTTaaaaacatatttaaattatcaagttttttaaattattattaaaaacacAAGTTGTTGAAGTCCAAGAAGAAGACAAACAAATTTCTAAGCCAGTCCATGAGTTCGTTTCGTTTAAGAACTTGTCATCTGACAAATACTCCAACACACCACAAGGTAACTTCGGATCCCAACGATATACCAACATGACAAATGATTTACGAAGTTTTAACTAACATCACATTCAATTTTTAGATATCATAGGAGTAGCTGTCAAAATAAACCCAACAAAAGTGGTGAACACAGTGTATGGACAGCGAACCATACAAGAAATTTATCTAATCGATGAcaggtatatataatataacatacaaatatataatgATAATTTTCATTGGAGCACTCATAATAATTtcatatggatttaaaattatgatacaTAGCAAAACTAATAATTACCATTACTATTTTCAATTACAGTTGTAGCTTCCACCCGATATGTTTAACTCTGTGGGGTGCTTTGGTACAAGATATTAGTGAAAAATTGTCTGAAGTTACTGGAAACAACCCGATAATAATGGGAACAAAGATGATTGTTCAAACTAAGAGAGGTACTTATATACTAACTACCACCGTATATATTTCTATCAATTGCGTACATTTAAATAtgctgaaaatattattttcctacAGGACTGTCGTTGTCAAGCCGTGAATCAagtacaatcgaaatcaatccTGATAATTACGAAGCAACTACTCTTCATCAATGGTACGACTCTTAAACAAATTGATTTACCTtcatttaatatcattttttgATTAAATAATATCGATTGTTTATTACTTTAATAAGTAAGCTAACATTTAAATTACAATGTCAAGGGCTGAAAATAACAAAGCAGACATAAATAATATTACTATTCAAGCACCTACATCTCAGTATTCTCCAAATTCATCTGCTGCAAAACGAGAATATGTTAAGAACAACGAAGTTACCGATTTGGTAAAGCAATTAAAACCAACTCaggtaaaaagaaaatatatagtaCTACTTAATACTTTtaaatgtataatatatattgcttagtaattactaattactatcttgatttttgtttttattactAACCAATTCAGACTGTATAATTAGTatagttatttatttgttttaggtGTTTTAAGAGCTTAataatattgaattaattaaaaatcattgatttattttgtaattaatatacacaaaaaattaattaaaaattattgatttttttgtaCTTAATATAATATTGAATTCTATTAcatatgtagtttttttttttttttttttttttttttttttttttttttttttttttttgcagaaaGCATATTATTGGATTGAAGCTgaaatcatattaaaaaatatcaaccaaGATTTTTATTACATGTCGTGTGATTTTTGTAATAAGAAACTTATGTTCTACAACGACAACGAAGAAACAGATTGTGAAAATCCAAAATGCGGAAAAAGATGTCTTCCTACACCACGGTAAGCACATTATAACTAAATTAATACTTGAACTTCTTGCATATTCATACTAACCGTTACATATTCTGTATAAATTATTAGTGCAAGGACATATGTACAACTCGACGATGGTACAGAGTTGCTAGATGCTGTGATGTTCGGTGATGTTGCAGAAAACATATTCTCATGTACTGCAGTTCAATTAAGATCATATTCGGACGAGgtaactataaaaaaataaatatgtaaaatttatacattttcgtacatagaaatacattaaaacttataactaatcatttttttttcttcagaaaCATAAGTTGTTTGTCCAAAAAACTACAAGGCAATTATCAGCCAAAAAATGGAGAATTCAGTTGTACGTAGATGCAAACCGAACAATGAGTTCAAAGTACAATCAGTTCACCATTCAAGCAGTTGAACCAATGGAAGATTAGGCAGAAGTTGCCATTTTTCTTTTACagtacttttattttatttagtgttAAGACTTTTCTTGGTGCCGAGCTTCTTTCACtttctattgacttgttatctACGAATTTACATGGAGTATTGTATGCAAGTATTTCATATACCCAATTTTCTAGAAGTAAATAATAAgtatcattttattttgatttatatatacctaattatattttaccaatCAATTATAATAGCACAAATATTAATTTGCTAAAACAAATCATTCGTATAATCATACCTTCACATACAATCTaaataagaaggaaaaaaaaaataaactttacctAAAACTAACATTTATGTGCCTCGGCACGTAACTcctacctagtatatatatatatatcaatatatatgtacttatctttagatttacactgaaatatatatgtatttcttactaaaataactaagctagtatacatatatttaaatttatgtgtatgtgtctatgtgaataagaattatttttcttgtgttttttattataaaataaataaaatgcaccaactcaatatgTTACTAAAAgaagtttgtgttttttttttattaatatatattatatattataatttttttaaaatatgtataattaagtgcggattggattggatcggttactttttgaggtcaaacaacatccaatccgcacaagtgcgtatatccgcattttgcggattggattggattggatcgtgcggattggattggatcggatactttgtgaacaatCTACATTAACTGCTAGTGTAGATTGTTGATGTATATATAAgtgtagatgttgcatttattttttcacccgattttctaatatttattattaaaatataataaaacaataactaataataaaagaaaattatttctctcttttcttatcTCTTGAATCTCACCTATCATCTTCTTCGTTCTTCTTTCCTCAACATCACTACAACGACCACCACTACAACCAGTTTTGTCACGTTTTCATTATTACTGTTAATTTCATTTTTGACATCTTTAAATTggcaaaaatattttataatttattaattaattttggttgtGGTAATTATTTGGTTTCTTTATTTGTGTATTTgacttttatatttttgtattaattaatttatatttagaatgaaagttgtctagcttttatatttatggaaaataatatataaatggttgtagaaaatagtgattcgaattgtgtgttgatttcatagaatgatacatatttatatacaaagttaggagactaaatatctactaaatatctaattcttttacagctaatatacatctaatatctaacactccccctcaagctggagcatagatgttaatcatgcccagcttgttacaaagataatcaacccgcaccccattcaaagcctttgtaaaaatatctcctagttgttctccggtcttcacatatcctgtggagatcagaccttgttgaattttctcacgaacaaaatgacaatcaatctcaatgtgcttagttcgctcgtggaatacgggattcgaggcaatatgaagagcagcttgattatcacaccataattttgctggaatagaagtcttaaacccgaattcagtcaaaagctgataaatccatattacctcacacacagactgggccatagctctatattctgATTCGGCCTTTGGATCtagatacaacattttgtttcttactcttccaagagaccagattgcccccaacaaatacacaatatcctaaagtggatcgtctatctaccttggagcctgcccaatctgcattagaaaaacactcaatctgggtattgttgggttttatgccctaaatacaactcattttaatataatcagatttacttattaatatagatcagaaataacatttaatgttgcatggttcacaagatttatttcatgattatatgtacataatgtataaattcatctgaaacccttttcacatacttgatcctgtttattgtgccgtcaacacattggaaagtaaacatgactatgtgaataaagtttcctagatttatcagacatagggttttactgatatgataatatacaacaagagtttacttgtatttggagaaatactatgttctttccagagcattggtcaaagtaaagctcaggttggatgcatggagtatgcatcggaagggaccgatattgaactttgacttagatttaattaaacttaccgtaaaatctattcaagtcaatatcgccaagttgatcctagatcaaatgatcttaatcctgttatgattaggctcaatcttgaaaggctattcgtgttctttgatttgttagttaagcctacttttaggtcagggtgatacgtacattttgggaacacggtagtgcaattgagtgggagccctagcataaacatggaatctatagcttctatctggcgaatagtaagcaaaggatgatctccttcgagcttgaccaaacgaaaataaatggtggagatctcatttcacataagctgaaatatcatttatacggggtcaagtgttttaaggataaaatacatagtagggtgttacggtaatttaatccctttactgtgtagatcattcatataaagggtcattgatcacattaggattataacaatggataactaatgatgtgtctatatggtggaacatatagagcattctatatactgagagtgcaattctaagttctatgcgtggattcaacgaagaattaataagttagtgaattttagtgctaaattcttgatctacttattggaagctcggttatatagacccatggtccccccactagttgagataatattgcttgtaagactcatgtaattggttttgattaatcaattataattctcaagttagactatgtctatttgtgaatttttcactaagtatgggcgaaattgtaaagaaagagtttataggggcatatttgttaattatgatactttgtatagttcaattaataaatatgataaatgacaatattatttaataattatttatagttattaaatagttagaattggcatttaaatggttgaattatgaAATTGgctttttttgagaaaatcagatacaaaaggtgttaaaattgcaaaattgcaaaagcaaGGCTTAATCCATTAaaggtatggccggccacctattgagtgtgttttaagttgattttttcattattttaatgccatataattcaaatctaaccctagtggaatgctataaatagatagtgaaggcttcaggaaaaacacttcttctgattcagaaaaactgagcctctctctctccctatctttagctaccacttcttctttctcttcctttgaatttcgaaatccttagtgattagagtagtgcccacacacatcaagtgatacctaaatcatagtgaggaagatcgtgaagaaagatcatcagcaaaggagtttcagcatcaaagattcagagaaagagatccaggttcagatattgataatgctcttctacagaaaggaatcaagtgctagatatctgaacggaaggagtcattatattccgctgcacccaatgtaaggtttcttaaactttatatgtgtttaatttattgttttagaaagttcatatttaggatgttaataaacatacttgtgagtagatctaagatcctggtaaaataatttccaacaactggactcagagccatggtaattgatttacttacaagaaatttggactttaaaatgattgtttgtatgttctttggatggtatcatgttgtattgagtattatttgatgattgattgatgtttgtaaaatttttgtgaaaaataattgcgatgtTATCTctcgaattatttttattggatagtatggaaaaaattaagcaagttagccttttacagaacttaatttggattttatttgaattagttatgattttttgaagatttgaaaaaatcggggctgtgctgatatttttcctgcgatcgcaaatctgtccgtacagttcacaattttttcgtttttcttcaatttttcatgctttttcatggaattaacttccaattttttgtatagttttgtatttatactattactattcctaattcaattctaattatcattttgaattaatttaatattttttaaatttaattcaagatattagtgtaatttgaatttgaatagaattagtatctatcttcttgcttaaaaaatctatcttattttaaaatttgattatatcttatcttattttaaatttaaaaataagatatttataatcatgtaatttttaaatgatataagatattttgctaattttttaaattttgttattttatttatttaaattacatttaaaatttgaaaaagatatttatttatcttttctaattttttatttaatttttatttataaaataacatttaaaatttaaaagtagttagcaattttttgaaatgatatttagattggttgaaacttaatttttcaaaaattgtaagtttaattttaaatttaaattttttaaaaatttcgaatttttcaaattttttttaaaattttcgaaaatattttttaattaattattatatttcgaaattaattatttaatttaaaattaaataaaccctacatccaactatccaactaaccttgttgcaggagtatgtgttttagcttatgtgtaagttttcaatacctattattacttgattgcaaatagccatcgttactttttgccagatctaatgatctg
This region of Cannabis sativa cultivar Pink pepper isolate KNU-18-1 chromosome 7, ASM2916894v1, whole genome shotgun sequence genomic DNA includes:
- the LOC115696631 gene encoding replication protein A 70 kDa DNA-binding subunit B-like, producing the protein MGTKMIVQTKRGLSLSSRESSTIEINPDNYEATTLHQWAENNKADINNITIQAPTSQYSPNSSAAKREYVKNNEVTDLVKQLKPTQKAYYWIEAEIILKNINQDFYYMSCDFCNKKLMFYNDNEETDCENPKCGKRCLPTPRARTYVQLDDGTELLDAVMFGDVAENIFSCTAVQLRSYSDEKHKLFVQKTTRQLSAKKWRIQLYVDANRTMSSKYNQFTIQAVEPMED